A region from the Candidatus Thiothrix putei genome encodes:
- a CDS encoding zinc ribbon domain-containing protein: MTVYSVAGCEHKVEKLPLSVREWTCPVCGAVHDRDINAAKNLEEYAVSYTVSACGGEGSGLGRKPKTKPAPVKQEFNTMTTFS, from the coding sequence ATGACCGTTTACTCTGTTGCTGGCTGTGAGCATAAAGTGGAGAAGCTGCCACTGTCGGTACGTGAATGGACTTGCCCCGTTTGCGGTGCAGTCCATGACCGTGACATCAATGCCGCCAAGAATTTAGAAGAATACGCCGTGAGTTACACGGTGTCTGCCTGTGGAGGGGAAGGCTCTGGTCTTGGGCGCAAGCCGAAGACGAAACCAGCCCCCGTGAAGCAGGAATTCAACACCATGACTACTTTTAGTTAG
- the tnpB gene encoding IS66 family insertion sequence element accessory protein TnpB (TnpB, as the term is used for proteins encoded by IS66 family insertion elements, is considered an accessory protein, since TnpC, encoded by a neighboring gene, is a DDE family transposase.) has product MFAPAATARIWLCTQATDMRKSFTGLTALVKNQLGQNPLSGHYFVFVNLRKTQMKILYFEPSGYCLWSQRLEQGQYRVQPTTSGQRELTRTDLQLILAGIEVQKSRQFKRYQYPVQPHSGTISP; this is encoded by the coding sequence ATGTTTGCCCCCGCAGCCACCGCCCGCATCTGGCTATGCACCCAAGCCACCGACATGCGCAAAAGCTTTACGGGGCTGACCGCTTTGGTGAAAAACCAGTTAGGGCAAAATCCCCTGAGTGGGCATTATTTCGTGTTTGTGAACCTACGTAAAACCCAGATGAAGATCCTCTATTTTGAACCCAGCGGCTATTGCTTATGGAGCCAACGCCTGGAGCAGGGCCAATACCGGGTGCAGCCGACAACCAGCGGGCAGCGCGAACTGACCCGGACGGATTTGCAGTTGATTTTGGCGGGCATTGAGGTGCAAAAATCCAGACAATTCAAGCGTTACCAGTATCCTGTGCAGCCACATTCTGGTACAATAAGCCCATGA
- a CDS encoding IS66 family insertion sequence element accessory protein TnpB produces the protein MKRPHRRASEWQTLISQWQASGLSAPAFCEQHSIGYASFCQWRQRLRSADGVEEPAVPANTFIDLGALSAGHAALGQGWHIVLSLGNGVELRLSQR, from the coding sequence ATGAAACGCCCTCACCGCCGCGCCAGCGAATGGCAAACCCTCATTAGCCAATGGCAAGCCAGCGGCTTATCCGCCCCGGCATTTTGTGAACAGCACAGTATCGGTTACGCCAGTTTTTGCCAATGGCGGCAGCGTCTACGCTCCGCAGATGGCGTGGAGGAACCAGCCGTTCCCGCCAATACCTTCATCGACTTGGGAGCATTATCGGCGGGTCATGCCGCGCTGGGGCAAGGCTGGCACATTGTGCTGAGTTTGGGGAATGGTGTTGAACTACGCCTGAGCCAACGCTGA
- a CDS encoding transposase, producing the protein MIISHKIRLDPNHKQATYLAKAAGTARFAYNWALAEWQTQYAAWKDDNTQPKPNQMRLRRQLNAIKRAQFPWMLEVTKNAPQMAIIQLGAAFKNFFAGRTQYPQFKKKGKSRDSFTLTNDQFSLDGCRIRIPNLGLVRMRETLRFSGKILSATISRTADQWFASITVDTTSNHLPPAKNQGTVGVDLGVSALATLSTGEKVVGAKPHKALLSRLKRLSRSLSRKVKGSANRHKAKQKLATLHARIANIRQDSLHQLTTDLPRRFHTIGIEDLNVSGMVKNRHLSRAISDMGFFEFRRQLEYKAEMRGAVVVVADRFFASSKTCSVAVSDHFSTSSPRDFHVLNWFPT; encoded by the coding sequence ATGATCATCAGCCACAAAATCCGCCTTGACCCCAACCATAAGCAAGCGACGTACTTGGCGAAAGCCGCAGGCACCGCACGGTTCGCCTACAACTGGGCGTTGGCAGAATGGCAAACCCAATACGCCGCATGGAAAGACGACAACACCCAGCCAAAACCCAACCAAATGCGCTTGCGCCGCCAATTGAACGCCATCAAACGCGCACAATTCCCCTGGATGCTGGAAGTCACCAAAAATGCCCCGCAAATGGCAATTATCCAACTCGGCGCAGCCTTCAAAAACTTCTTTGCGGGACGCACCCAGTACCCGCAATTCAAAAAGAAAGGCAAAAGCCGCGACAGTTTCACCCTCACCAACGACCAGTTCAGCCTTGACGGTTGCCGCATCCGCATTCCCAACCTTGGGTTAGTGCGGATGCGGGAAACGTTACGCTTTTCCGGTAAAATTCTCTCTGCCACGATTTCCCGCACCGCTGACCAGTGGTTCGCCAGCATCACCGTGGACACCACCTCAAACCACCTCCCGCCTGCCAAAAACCAAGGCACGGTAGGGGTGGATTTGGGCGTATCTGCACTGGCAACCCTATCAACGGGGGAAAAAGTGGTCGGGGCGAAGCCGCATAAAGCCTTGCTTTCCCGCCTAAAACGGCTCTCGCGCAGCCTGTCCCGCAAGGTCAAAGGCAGTGCCAACCGCCACAAGGCAAAACAAAAACTGGCAACACTTCACGCACGTATTGCCAACATTCGCCAAGACAGTTTGCACCAACTCACTACGGATTTGCCCCGCCGTTTTCACACCATCGGCATTGAAGATTTGAACGTGTCGGGTATGGTGAAAAACCGTCATTTATCCCGTGCCATCAGTGATATGGGATTCTTCGAGTTCCGGCGGCAACTGGAATACAAGGCGGAAATGCGCGGTGCGGTGGTCGTGGTGGCTGATCGGTTTTTTGCTTCGAGCAAGACGTGTTCTGTTGCTGTAAGCGACCATTTCAGCACGTCTAGCCCTCGCGATTTCCACGTCCTAAACTGGTTTCCAACCTGA
- a CDS encoding TlpA disulfide reductase family protein, giving the protein MSRIKQALIIALFAHGVLFSTSASALSELDGKTLTFEELVGKGKWTVMKVWASDCRACRASAHHTVDFEATNPDVDVIGISLDDTSGKADAEKFIDEQGLKQLP; this is encoded by the coding sequence ATGTCACGAATCAAACAGGCGCTGATTATCGCACTATTCGCACACGGGGTGCTATTTTCTACGAGCGCATCCGCTCTGAGTGAGTTGGATGGTAAGACCCTTACCTTTGAAGAACTGGTTGGTAAGGGTAAATGGACGGTGATGAAGGTCTGGGCATCCGATTGCCGTGCGTGTCGTGCCAGTGCGCACCACACCGTCGACTTTGAGGCAACGAACCCCGATGTGGACGTCATCGGTATTTCACTGGATGATACCAGCGGCAAAGCTGACGCAGAAAAATTCATCGACGAGCAGGGTTTGAAACAGTTACCATAA
- the gph gene encoding phosphoglycolate phosphatase (PGP is an essential enzyme in the glycolate salvage pathway in higher organisms (photorespiration in plants). Phosphoglycolate results from the oxidase activity of RubisCO in the Calvin cycle when concentrations of carbon dioxide are low relative to oxygen. This enzyme is a member of the Haloacid Dehalogenase (HAD) superfamily of aspartate-nucleophile hydrolase enzymes (PF00702).): MPTSSFLPIKCVLFDLDGTLLDTAPDLLAALNAVLVAEGHEHFTLAQARHTVSHGSIGMLELAFGTDQSAADLQRRRGIFLDYYQANISRHSCLFEAMPAVLATLEAGGIPWGIVTNKPEYLTFPLLTALDLHTRPACIIGGDTLPVAKPHPEPLLLAAQRCGIPPAQCLYVGDAEHDIVAGRNAGMRTLIAEWGYLNANNEHHAWPADGSLTHPSELLAWLT; encoded by the coding sequence ATGCCGACAAGTTCTTTTTTACCGATAAAATGCGTGCTGTTTGATCTGGATGGTACGTTGCTGGATACTGCGCCCGATCTATTAGCCGCTTTGAACGCAGTATTAGTTGCTGAAGGGCACGAACATTTTACCCTCGCTCAAGCACGTCACACTGTTTCCCACGGCAGCATTGGGATGTTGGAACTAGCGTTTGGAACAGATCAAAGCGCCGCCGATTTGCAGCGCCGTCGCGGGATTTTTCTCGATTATTATCAGGCAAATATCAGCCGCCATTCGTGCTTGTTTGAGGCGATGCCTGCCGTGTTGGCAACCTTGGAGGCAGGTGGCATTCCGTGGGGGATCGTCACCAATAAGCCGGAATACCTGACGTTTCCCTTGCTGACAGCTTTGGATTTGCATACCCGACCAGCGTGCATTATTGGTGGGGATACCTTGCCGGTGGCTAAGCCGCACCCCGAACCCTTGTTGTTGGCGGCGCAACGTTGCGGCATTCCTCCCGCACAATGCCTGTATGTGGGTGATGCGGAACACGACATCGTGGCGGGGCGTAATGCCGGTATGCGAACCTTAATTGCAGAGTGGGGATATTTGAATGCGAATAATGAGCATCATGCTTGGCCTGCGGATGGCAGCCTTACGCACCCTTCTGAATTGCTGGCGTGGTTAACTTGA
- a CDS encoding DNA recombination protein RmuC, with product MESAPFQLGAFIDDNIVVVVALIMFALGVLLAHFIYSAPLRQAQRELERLQLLLQTEEQINEERLRMLDDAQDRLHHTFASLSQRALRDNNTQFLQLAHETLGRFQVESRTDLEQRQLSIQHLVDPIRDALAKTEAQIQQIEKDRLTSFGVLSQQIRGMMHDQTALRDETGRLASALRTPGIRGQWGELSLRRIAELSGMIEHCDFVEQTQRSNGERTIRPDMVIRMPDAREMIVDAKAPMDAYLDAVNADNEDSRKRHLQRHARHVRDHVKVLAGKRYWEQFEQSPDFVVLFIPGEQFLGAALEQDKTLLHDSLNDKVILATPSTLVALLRAVAFGWKQTVLAENASKVRDLGEELHKRLTVFLDHLERLGRNLGSSVDTYNKALGSLERSVLPGVRKLSELGISSGRNITEPTLVETVPRRPYVKDTETDAETD from the coding sequence ATGGAGAGTGCTCCGTTTCAATTGGGCGCATTCATTGATGACAATATTGTGGTGGTCGTAGCGCTCATTATGTTTGCGTTGGGGGTGTTGCTTGCCCATTTCATTTACAGCGCCCCGTTGCGGCAGGCGCAGCGTGAATTGGAACGCCTGCAACTGTTGTTGCAAACCGAAGAGCAAATCAATGAGGAACGCTTGCGCATGTTGGATGATGCGCAAGATCGCTTGCATCATACCTTTGCCTCGTTGTCGCAGCGGGCGTTGCGCGATAATAACACCCAGTTTTTGCAATTGGCGCACGAAACACTGGGGCGGTTTCAGGTGGAATCGCGCACCGATTTGGAGCAACGCCAGTTGTCGATTCAGCATTTGGTTGACCCGATTCGGGATGCATTGGCTAAAACCGAAGCACAAATTCAGCAGATTGAGAAAGATCGGCTTACCAGTTTCGGGGTTCTCAGCCAACAGATTCGCGGCATGATGCATGATCAAACCGCCTTGCGTGATGAAACCGGGCGTTTGGCATCGGCGTTGCGTACCCCCGGTATCCGTGGGCAATGGGGCGAATTGAGTTTACGACGGATTGCAGAACTTTCCGGCATGATCGAGCATTGCGATTTTGTCGAGCAAACCCAACGCAGCAATGGGGAGCGCACCATTCGCCCCGACATGGTGATCCGAATGCCCGATGCCCGCGAAATGATCGTGGACGCGAAAGCGCCGATGGATGCCTACCTTGATGCGGTGAATGCGGATAACGAAGACAGCCGCAAGCGGCATTTGCAACGCCATGCCCGCCATGTACGCGATCACGTCAAAGTGCTCGCAGGTAAACGTTACTGGGAGCAGTTTGAGCAATCACCGGATTTCGTGGTGTTGTTCATTCCCGGTGAACAATTCTTGGGTGCTGCGTTAGAACAAGACAAAACACTGTTGCACGATTCGCTCAACGACAAGGTGATTCTCGCCACGCCCAGTACCTTGGTGGCGTTATTGCGAGCCGTTGCGTTTGGGTGGAAACAAACGGTATTGGCCGAAAATGCCAGCAAAGTGCGGGATTTGGGTGAGGAATTGCACAAACGTCTTACGGTTTTCCTTGACCATCTGGAGCGTTTGGGGCGTAATCTCGGCAGCAGCGTGGATACCTACAACAAGGCGCTAGGTTCGCTAGAGCGCAGTGTGTTGCCGGGGGTACGCAAATTGTCGGAGTTGGGGATTTCATCGGGGCGGAACATTACTGAACCGACACTTGTCGAAACTGTACCACGCCGTCCCTATGTCAAGGATACTGAAACTGATGCTGAAACCGATTAA
- the rlmB gene encoding 23S rRNA (guanosine(2251)-2'-O)-methyltransferase RlmB, which yields MSKSIICGVHAVESALRNDTENLGQIWLDKRSRNDRLKKLEKMAEESGMRILLTDADKLDKMAGNNRHQGIVAEYYKLKAWTENDFYDMLDGMSEAPFLLVLDGVTDPHNLGACLRTAEGAGVHAVIAPKDNAASITPTVRKVASGAAEIIPFIPVTNLARTLETLKSRGIWLTGTSDKAKQTLYQADLKGPMALVMGAEGAGIRRLTEEACDYLISIPMAGQVSSLNVSVATGVCLYEALRQRQTS from the coding sequence ATGTCAAAATCCATTATTTGCGGCGTACATGCCGTTGAAAGCGCCTTGCGCAACGATACCGAAAACCTCGGACAAATCTGGCTGGACAAACGCAGCCGCAACGACCGCCTGAAAAAACTGGAAAAGATGGCGGAAGAAAGCGGAATGCGCATCTTGCTAACCGATGCCGACAAACTCGACAAAATGGCAGGCAATAACCGCCACCAAGGCATTGTTGCCGAATATTACAAGCTCAAAGCATGGACAGAAAACGACTTCTACGACATGCTCGACGGCATGAGCGAAGCACCGTTTCTGCTGGTATTGGATGGCGTGACCGACCCACACAATCTGGGTGCGTGTTTGCGCACCGCCGAAGGGGCGGGCGTGCACGCGGTGATTGCCCCCAAAGATAACGCTGCCAGCATCACCCCAACCGTGCGCAAAGTGGCATCAGGGGCGGCGGAAATCATCCCGTTTATCCCCGTCACCAACCTTGCCCGCACGCTGGAAACGCTGAAAAGCCGTGGTATTTGGCTGACGGGTACGAGCGACAAAGCCAAGCAAACTCTATATCAAGCCGACTTAAAAGGGCCGATGGCACTGGTCATGGGTGCGGAAGGGGCAGGTATTCGCCGCCTCACCGAAGAAGCGTGCGACTACCTGATTTCGATACCAATGGCGGGGCAAGTATCGAGCTTGAACGTGTCAGTCGCGACAGGTGTGTGCTTGTACGAAGCCTTGCGGCAGCGGCAAACGTCTTGA
- the rnr gene encoding ribonuclease R produces the protein MKFNDPHSQREAEKYENPIPSREVILQLLTEQGQPLDFASLTEALHLHDERDVDALKKRLRAMERDGQLLYNRRRQYVPIERTDLIAGRVIGHPDGFGFLKPDDGTPDLFLHAKQMHGLMHGDRALCSVRGLDPKGRREGAVVEVLERGTTQVVGRYFMEGSIGFVTPDNSRISQDILIPPDAAGNAKPGQIVVAAIVEQPSKRAQPTGKIVEVLGDHMAPGMEIDVAIRSHQLPHGWSSEITEEADRFGYEVPEADKADPRREDLRDTPFVTIDGEDAKDFDDAVYCERDGNGWRLLVAIADVSHYVQADSAIGREATERGTSVYFPGKVIPMLPEILSNGLCSLNPHVDRLCMICDIQIGARGKLISYQFVEGIMHSAARLTYTEMAKIVVERNMDARRKHPQELCEHLDDLYSLYHVLRKARDRRGAIDFETAETRIVFDAERKIEAIVPTERNDAHKLIEECMILANVCAATYLSKYKIPALHRAHKGPTPEKLADLRQFLASLSLSLGGGDEPTPNDYTALLNSLGDRPDRHMIQTVLLRSMSQAVYSPDSEGHFGLAQPFYAHFTSPIRRYPDLLVHRAIRHLVRGGKVKDYQYSHKDMVALGEHCSMTERRADDATRDVTAWLKCEYMQEHIGETFSGVITSVMGFGLFVELKDIYVEGLIHITALTSDYYHFDAAHHQLTGENSGRIYRLGDAINVTVARVDLDERKIDFVLAKVEGETDATRTKKPSSRSRKPTSKGKMERTPKSDPTASQKPASPKKPANRKPRKKKPTT, from the coding sequence TTGAAGTTCAACGACCCCCATAGTCAGCGTGAAGCCGAAAAGTACGAAAACCCCATCCCCAGCCGCGAGGTCATCTTGCAACTGCTGACGGAACAAGGGCAGCCGCTAGACTTTGCCTCCCTCACCGAAGCGCTGCACCTGCACGACGAACGTGATGTCGATGCCCTGAAAAAACGCCTGCGGGCGATGGAACGTGACGGGCAATTACTTTACAACCGCCGCCGCCAATACGTCCCCATCGAACGCACCGACCTGATTGCCGGGCGCGTTATCGGACATCCCGACGGCTTCGGCTTTCTGAAACCGGATGACGGCACACCCGACCTCTTCCTGCACGCCAAGCAAATGCACGGTTTAATGCATGGCGACCGCGCTTTATGCAGCGTGCGTGGTCTTGACCCCAAAGGTCGCCGCGAAGGTGCTGTAGTCGAGGTGCTGGAACGCGGCACAACCCAAGTGGTCGGGCGCTATTTCATGGAAGGCAGTATCGGTTTTGTCACCCCTGACAATTCCCGCATCAGCCAAGACATCCTGATTCCCCCCGATGCCGCAGGCAATGCCAAACCCGGTCAAATCGTCGTCGCCGCGATTGTCGAACAACCTTCCAAACGCGCCCAACCCACCGGTAAAATCGTCGAAGTACTCGGCGACCACATGGCGCCGGGCATGGAAATCGACGTAGCCATCCGCAGCCACCAACTGCCCCACGGCTGGTCAAGCGAGATTACCGAAGAAGCCGATCGTTTCGGCTATGAAGTGCCCGAAGCCGACAAAGCCGACCCGCGCCGCGAAGACTTACGCGACACCCCCTTCGTCACCATCGACGGCGAAGATGCCAAAGACTTCGACGACGCGGTGTACTGCGAACGCGACGGCAACGGCTGGCGTTTACTGGTCGCGATTGCCGACGTATCCCACTACGTGCAAGCTGATTCCGCCATCGGACGCGAAGCCACCGAACGCGGCACATCGGTGTATTTCCCCGGCAAAGTCATCCCGATGTTGCCCGAAATTTTGTCCAACGGCTTGTGCTCCCTCAACCCGCACGTTGACCGCTTGTGCATGATTTGCGACATCCAAATCGGCGCACGCGGCAAACTGATCAGCTACCAATTCGTCGAAGGCATTATGCACTCCGCCGCCCGCCTCACTTACACCGAGATGGCGAAAATCGTGGTCGAGCGCAATATGGATGCGCGTCGTAAACACCCGCAAGAACTCTGCGAACACCTCGACGACCTGTATTCGCTCTACCACGTCCTACGCAAAGCACGTGATCGCCGTGGCGCGATCGACTTTGAAACTGCCGAAACGCGCATCGTGTTTGATGCTGAACGCAAAATCGAAGCGATTGTCCCGACCGAACGCAACGACGCGCACAAGCTGATCGAAGAGTGCATGATCCTCGCCAACGTCTGCGCCGCGACTTACCTCAGCAAGTACAAAATCCCCGCACTACACCGCGCCCACAAAGGCCCCACGCCGGAAAAACTCGCGGATTTGCGCCAATTCCTCGCCAGCCTCTCACTCAGTTTGGGCGGCGGTGACGAACCCACGCCGAACGATTACACCGCGTTGCTGAATAGCCTCGGCGACCGCCCAGATCGGCACATGATTCAAACCGTATTGCTACGCTCAATGTCACAAGCGGTCTACAGCCCTGATTCCGAAGGGCATTTTGGCTTGGCACAGCCGTTTTATGCGCATTTCACCTCACCGATCCGACGTTACCCCGACTTGCTGGTACACCGTGCAATTCGCCATTTAGTGCGTGGCGGCAAGGTCAAAGACTACCAATATTCGCACAAAGACATGGTAGCCCTCGGCGAACACTGCTCCATGACCGAACGCCGGGCGGATGATGCCACCCGCGATGTGACCGCATGGCTAAAATGCGAATACATGCAGGAACACATCGGCGAAACCTTCAGCGGCGTCATTACCAGCGTCATGGGCTTTGGCTTATTCGTCGAACTCAAAGACATCTACGTGGAAGGCTTGATTCACATCACCGCCCTGACCAGCGATTACTACCACTTCGATGCCGCGCATCACCAATTAACCGGCGAAAACTCCGGGCGCATTTACCGCCTCGGTGATGCCATCAACGTCACCGTGGCACGCGTGGACTTGGACGAACGCAAAATCGACTTTGTACTCGCCAAAGTCGAGGGCGAAACCGACGCAACACGCACCAAAAAGCCCAGCAGCCGCAGCCGTAAACCCACCAGCAAAGGCAAAATGGAACGCACGCCAAAGTCTGACCCGACCGCCAGCCAGAAACCTGCCAGTCCCAAAAAACCGGCAAACAGAAAACCCCGCAAGAAGAAACCGACCACCTAA
- a CDS encoding ATP-binding protein — protein sequence MPNQQLRSKKKTLLSWSSGKDSAWALHVLQQDPSIELVGLFTLVEQKHNRASMHDTRIEMLHRQAEAAGLPIELVFLPDECSNDQYDAIMQAYIATAANHQVECMAFGDLFVNEIRQYRERQLQGSGISPLFPLWGMCTRYLVEAMLSAGLHAHISSVDLNKLPAHIAGKRWSKDVIASFPDDCHPCGENGEIHTVVVAGPMFKKHIPVNVGTVIERNGFAYADIIPLG from the coding sequence ATGCCCAACCAACAACTTCGTAGCAAAAAGAAAACCCTGCTCAGTTGGAGCAGCGGTAAAGATAGTGCGTGGGCGTTACATGTGTTGCAACAAGACCCTAGCATTGAACTGGTTGGCTTGTTTACGCTGGTTGAGCAGAAACACAACCGCGCTTCCATGCACGATACCCGCATCGAAATGTTACATCGCCAAGCAGAAGCAGCGGGGTTGCCGATTGAGTTAGTGTTCTTGCCCGATGAATGCAGCAATGATCAATACGATGCCATCATGCAGGCATACATCGCTACTGCGGCTAATCATCAGGTGGAATGCATGGCCTTTGGTGATCTGTTTGTGAATGAAATCCGCCAATACCGCGAACGGCAACTGCAAGGCAGCGGCATTAGCCCGCTGTTCCCACTGTGGGGTATGTGTACGCGGTATTTGGTCGAAGCCATGCTTTCTGCAGGGTTACACGCGCACATTAGCAGCGTTGACCTGAATAAGCTTCCGGCACATATTGCTGGCAAACGTTGGTCTAAAGACGTGATTGCCAGCTTCCCTGATGACTGTCATCCGTGTGGGGAAAACGGTGAAATTCATACTGTGGTAGTGGCTGGCCCCATGTTCAAAAAACACATTCCGGTAAATGTCGGTACGGTTATTGAGCGCAATGGGTTTGCTTATGCGGATATTATTCCACTGGGCTGA
- a CDS encoding FAD-dependent oxidoreductase produces MKNITIIGAGFAALSAVRALRQHDKSVAITVIAPRAELHYLPGIIWIPNGLRTREDLTVPLANFFKRMDVKFHQGNVTGLRDGGRIVETDQGDVANDGLIIASGGRFIKKLPGIEHAITPCEGISAAEKIRDRLKEMQGGTIAVGFAGNPNEPSAMRGGPMFEFLFGIDTLLRQQNRRDKFHLVFFSPAPQPGNRLGPKAMSGLLSEMGKREIETHLGHKMKSFTAEKVTTEGGEFNADLILFMPGMTGNLWFDNTTLPRSAGGLLQANQHCKVDGWDKVYVAGDSGSFPGPDWMPKQAHMADLQAEAAAKNLLGELNGGSTNATFKVELVCIVDSVNKGTLVARTEKRSLVLPSCRVFHWMKRGFEWWYLRQYR; encoded by the coding sequence ATGAAAAACATTACGATTATTGGGGCAGGTTTTGCTGCCCTGAGTGCGGTACGCGCATTACGCCAGCACGATAAATCAGTAGCAATCACCGTGATTGCACCGCGTGCGGAATTGCACTATTTGCCGGGGATTATCTGGATTCCTAACGGCTTGCGTACCCGCGAAGATTTGACCGTACCGCTGGCTAACTTCTTCAAGCGCATGGACGTCAAATTCCACCAAGGCAATGTGACAGGGCTACGCGATGGCGGGCGCATTGTCGAAACCGATCAGGGGGATGTCGCTAATGATGGCCTGATCATCGCATCTGGCGGACGCTTCATCAAAAAACTGCCCGGTATCGAACATGCCATTACCCCCTGCGAAGGCATCAGCGCAGCGGAGAAAATCCGCGACCGCTTGAAAGAAATGCAGGGTGGCACCATCGCCGTGGGTTTCGCAGGCAACCCGAATGAACCAAGTGCCATGCGGGGCGGCCCCATGTTCGAGTTTCTGTTTGGTATTGATACCTTGCTGCGCCAGCAAAACCGCCGCGACAAATTCCACTTGGTATTCTTCAGCCCTGCCCCGCAGCCCGGTAATCGCCTTGGCCCCAAAGCCATGTCCGGCTTACTCTCTGAAATGGGTAAACGCGAAATCGAAACGCACCTTGGTCACAAGATGAAAAGCTTTACCGCTGAGAAAGTGACGACCGAAGGTGGCGAATTCAACGCTGACCTGATCCTGTTCATGCCGGGCATGACGGGCAATCTGTGGTTCGACAACACCACCCTGCCCCGTTCTGCTGGCGGCTTGCTCCAAGCCAACCAACATTGCAAAGTAGACGGTTGGGACAAGGTTTACGTAGCGGGTGATTCCGGCAGTTTCCCAGGCCCCGACTGGATGCCCAAACAAGCACACATGGCGGATTTGCAGGCAGAAGCTGCGGCTAAAAACCTGCTAGGTGAGTTAAATGGTGGCTCCACCAATGCAACATTCAAGGTAGAACTCGTCTGTATCGTCGATTCAGTCAATAAAGGCACATTGGTCGCACGCACTGAAAAACGTTCACTGGTATTACCGTCTTGTCGCGTATTTCACTGGATGAAACGCGGCTTTGAGTGGTGGTATCTGCGGCAGTACCGTTAA